ACGCGGTCACCGGGGACACCGTGAACACCGCCGCCCGGCTGCAAGGCGCCGCCGCTCCGGGGCAGACGCTCGTGGCCCGCGCGACCTACCTCCTGACCCAGCACGCCTTCGACTTCGAGTCCGTCGGCGAGCTCCAGCTCAAGGGGAGGGCCGAGCCGGTCGTGGTGTTCGGCTTGCTCGGTGCGCTCGCGTCGCCGGGCTCGCGGCGCGGTCTCGAAGCCCACGGCCTCGCGGCTCCCCTCGTGGGGCGGGACGAGGAGCTCAGCGCCATGCTCGCGGCCTTCGAGCGGGCCGCGGGCGGCCAGGCGGAAGTCGTCAGCCTCGTCGGCGAGGCCGGGATCGGGAAGTCGCGGCTGCTGGACGAGTTCATGGCTCGCCTGGTCTCGGCCGGCCGGCTCCGGCACGCCACCGTGCGCCGCGCCGGCTGCGCGTCCACCGGCGAGCGCACCTACGGGGTGCTGGCGGCGTTCTTCCGCGAAGGCTACGGCATCGCGCCGTCGGATCCGCCCGAGTCGGTGCGACAGAAGGTCGCCGCCGGCCTCGAGCCTCTGGGCGCCGGCGAGGACGAGCGGGCGCGTATCGTGCGTCTCGCCGGATACCTGCTCGGCCTGGAGGGTGACCCGCTCGCCGCTCATCTCGACCCCGAGCAGCTCCGGCGGCAGATCTTCCTCGGGATGCGCGTCCTCTTCGAGCGGCGGCTGGCGCGGGGTCCGCTGATCCTCCTGGTCGAGGACCTGCACTGGGCGGACGCGGCGTCCGTCGAGCTCCTGTGCTTCCTGGCCGACCGGCTGGCCGACCGGCCGCTGCTCCTCGTCTTCACTCACCGGCCCGCTCCGGAGCTCGGCGCCCTCCCCACCGGCCGGGCGAAGCACACGGCCCTCCGGCTCGGCACGCTGCCGGTGGGCGACGCTCAGGCCCTGCTCGGCGCGCTGTTCGGCGCGTCGGCCGACGCGCTGCCTGCCGCCCTGGGCGAGCTCGTCGTTCGGCGGGCGGGCGGCAACCCCTTCTACCTCGAAGAGATCGTGCGCGGGCTGATCTCCGAGGGGGTGCTGGTCCGAAAGGACGGCCGGTGGGCCTGTCGCGCGGACGTCGGACCGGCGGACGTGCCGCTCACCGTGCAGGGGCTCATCCTGTCTCGCCTCGACCGGCTGCCGCCCGAGGCGCGCCGTGTCGCCCAGGAGGCCTCGATCCTGGGTCCGGAGTTCGAGAGCCGGATACTGCGGCTCGTCGCCGTCGATGCCGCCTGCGAGGGTGCGCTGGCGCTGCTCGAGGACGCCGGGCTCATGCGGGCCCTCTCCGCGCCGGCTGCCGACGGGAGTGGCGTGCCCGGCGAGGCCCGCCGGTACGCGTTCAGCCACGCGCTCGTCCAGGAGACGATCTACCAGAACCTCCTGATCCGGCGTCGCACCGAGCTCCACGGTCGGGTGGCCGCCCTGCTGGAGAGCCTCGGCGGGTGCGACGAGGGGTCCGCACGGCTGGAGGACCTGGAGACGCTGGGCCGACACTGGAGCCTCAGCGCGGAGAAGCTCAAGGGCGCCCGCTACCTCACGCGGGCCGGGGACTGGGCGCGGGGCATGTACGCGAATGCCGACGCGATCCGGCACTACGAGCGCGCCCTGCGGATCCTCGAGGAATGCGATCCGTCCGTGCGCGAGCGGCCCGCGATCGAGGAGCGGCTGGCGGACGTGCTCGCCCTCACGGGCCGGCGCGAGGCCGCCCGCCAGCGCTACGACGCCGTGCGCCGGGCCGGCGAGGCGGCCGGCAACCCGCCGGCCCAGGCCCGGGTGTGCCGGAAGCTGGCCGCGCTCTACTGGGACGCCGGGGAACGCGACCAGGCGCTGGAATGGCTCCGGTCAGGATTGGCCGTGCTCGGGGACGTCGACCACATCGAGGCCGCCCACCTCTATCAGGAGATGGGCCGGCTCGCCTTCCGGAGCGGCGACAATCAGCGCGCGATCGAGTGGACCGATCGGGCGCTCGCGCAGGCCGAGCGGCTCCCCGTCGCCGCCGGGGCCGGTCCGGCCGAGCCGACGTCGGACGACAGCTGGGAGCGGACGTCGGCGCTCTCGCACGCCTACAACACGCGCGGCGTCGCGCTGGCTCGGCTCGGGCGGCTCGAGGAGGCCGTGGCGGAGATCGAGCGCAGCGTCGAGATCGCCCGGACCCACGACCTGCTCCAGGTCGCCTGTCGAGGCTACGCGAACCTGGGCGTCCTCTACAGCACGCTCGACCCGGGCCGGGCGATCGAGACGTGTCGCAGCGGGCTGGACATCGCGAAGCGGATCGGCGACCTCGGGTTTCAGTCGCGGCTCTACGCGAACCTGGCGGTGGCCTACTGCGCCCTGACCAACCGCTGCGACGACGACGGAGTCGCCGCCGCCCAGGCCGCCATCGAGCTGGACCGCCAGCTCGGCCAGCTCGACCACCTGGCCGTGCCCCTGATCGTCCTCGGGCAGATCTATCAGTGCCACGGGGAGCCCGAGCAGGCCCGGCGGCACTACCTGGAGGCGCTGAGCCTCGCCGAGCAAGCCGGCGAGCCGCAGCTTCTCTTCCCGTGCTACGACGGGCTGGCGACGCTTCATCTGGACCTGGGGGACGAGGCTCGGGCCGAGGAGTACATGCGTCGGGCCCAGGAAGTGTGCGAGCGGGCCGGCGTCGAGCCCGACGCGCTGATGGTGCTACCATTCTTGTGCTAGAGACGGCGCATCGGATGCGCTAGCGAAGGAGTCGATCCATGCCACCGACCGGAATCCAGGTTCCGTCTTCTCTCCAACCCGGCCAGCCGGCGCCGGACTTCAGCCTGCCGGCGATCCACCGAGAGGGCAAGATCTCGCTCGCGGACTACAAGGGGCGGACTCCGCTCCTGCTGGCGCTCTTCCGCGGGGTCTACTGCCCGTTCTGCCGCCGCG
This is a stretch of genomic DNA from Candidatus Methylomirabilota bacterium. It encodes these proteins:
- a CDS encoding adenylate/guanylate cyclase domain-containing protein, whose product is MAESVTICPSCAFAAAPDFAFCPRCGTRLGPTPAPAASSPATATRPEPVRPASVATEADRRTVSVLFADVAGFTTLSERLDPEDVRGFQDDLFRELRSAIERYGGFVEKFVGDAVMATFGAPVAHEDDPERALHAALALHQGMTEVNRAWQERLGRPLALHVGINTGPVVAGTLGAAADGAYAVTGDTVNTAARLQGAAAPGQTLVARATYLLTQHAFDFESVGELQLKGRAEPVVVFGLLGALASPGSRRGLEAHGLAAPLVGRDEELSAMLAAFERAAGGQAEVVSLVGEAGIGKSRLLDEFMARLVSAGRLRHATVRRAGCASTGERTYGVLAAFFREGYGIAPSDPPESVRQKVAAGLEPLGAGEDERARIVRLAGYLLGLEGDPLAAHLDPEQLRRQIFLGMRVLFERRLARGPLILLVEDLHWADAASVELLCFLADRLADRPLLLVFTHRPAPELGALPTGRAKHTALRLGTLPVGDAQALLGALFGASADALPAALGELVVRRAGGNPFYLEEIVRGLISEGVLVRKDGRWACRADVGPADVPLTVQGLILSRLDRLPPEARRVAQEASILGPEFESRILRLVAVDAACEGALALLEDAGLMRALSAPAADGSGVPGEARRYAFSHALVQETIYQNLLIRRRTELHGRVAALLESLGGCDEGSARLEDLETLGRHWSLSAEKLKGARYLTRAGDWARGMYANADAIRHYERALRILEECDPSVRERPAIEERLADVLALTGRREAARQRYDAVRRAGEAAGNPPAQARVCRKLAALYWDAGERDQALEWLRSGLAVLGDVDHIEAAHLYQEMGRLAFRSGDNQRAIEWTDRALAQAERLPVAAGAGPAEPTSDDSWERTSALSHAYNTRGVALARLGRLEEAVAEIERSVEIARTHDLLQVACRGYANLGVLYSTLDPGRAIETCRSGLDIAKRIGDLGFQSRLYANLAVAYCALTNRCDDDGVAAAQAAIELDRQLGQLDHLAVPLIVLGQIYQCHGEPEQARRHYLEALSLAEQAGEPQLLFPCYDGLATLHLDLGDEARAEEYMRRAQEVCERAGVEPDALMVLPFLC